A section of the Prionailurus bengalensis isolate Pbe53 chromosome C2, Fcat_Pben_1.1_paternal_pri, whole genome shotgun sequence genome encodes:
- the LOC122491870 gene encoding ceruloplasmin-like, whose translation MKALLPLMFLFFVSSPGWAKDRHYSIGIKETTWNYAPTGKNMLNGKPFSEDEEFQSYVYLQRGPNRIGSVYKKALYFQYTNDTFQTIIEKPSWLGFLGPIIKAETGDFIYVHVKNFASRIYSFHPHGLSYTKENEGALYPDNTTGWQKEDDRLEPGAQYTYKWYVEEKQGPGPNDSNCVTRIYHSHVDTPKDVASGLIGPILTCKRGTLDGDTEKNIDRSYVLMLSITNENNSWYIDENIKKYTESGKVNTSDPDFQESNQMHSINGYMYGNLPNLTMCSEDRVKWYIVGMGGVLDTHPLYLHGQTLISRNHRKDTITVFPASLEDAFMVAKGPGVWKLGCQIYDSMQAFFNVMNCHKPSIDVTGTRIIRYYIAAEEIVWNYAPSGINLFTKKNLTAAGSESQVYFEKSPTRIGGSYKKIVYREYTDASFRTQKAREKHLGILGPVIKAEVGQTIKITFYNNASLPLSIHPHGLRYNKSNEGSFYETPGGGIPPPSSHVNPGMTFVYTWEVPRDVGPTSVDPNCLTWLYYSSVNMTIDINTGLVGPLVVCRNGSLGEDGKQKGKDKEFYLLATIFDENKSYLLDENIRTFTTEPENVDKEDPDFQESNEMHSINGYMYGNLPGLDMCLGDNISWHVLSVGSEKDLHGIYFSGNTFTSLGSRDDTIPLFPHISQTLSMTPDSLGTFNVVCMTTEHYLGGMKHKYHVRQCSEANPDQTQYEEEKTIYIAAKETEWDYSPSRKWEKQLQHLQGENKTNIYLDKIYLGSKYKKVIYRQYDDITFTNQTKRSEDEKHLDILGPIIFLTPGQKLRIIFKNEASRPYSIHAHGVKTNYSTVVPTQPGEIQTYIWQIPERAGPASEDFECIPWFYYSTVDVVKDLNSGLVGPLIVCRKNANATLVHRVLHFMIFDENRSWYFEENINTYSSEPNEVDRNDETFNLSNQMHAINGRMYGNNQGLTFHVGDEVNWYLIGMGSEFDLHTVHFHGHSFEYTDAGLYRSDVYDLPPGVYQTVKMYPRDVGTWLFHCHVSVHIEAGMESTYTVIR comes from the exons ATGAAGGCCCTTTTACcattaatgtttctgttttttgttagTTCTCCGGGTTGGGCAAAAGATAGGCACTACAGCATAGGCATCAAAGAAACCACTTGGAACTATGCTCCTACTGGTAAAAATATGCTCAATGGGAAGCCTTTTTCAGAAGATGA agagttTCAGTCCTATGTATATCTACAACGAGGCCCAAACAGGATAGGATCTGTTTATAAAAAAGCTTTGTATTTTCAGTATACTAATGACACATTTCAAACGATCATTGAAAAACCATCCTGGTTGGGATTTTTAGGTCCAATAATTaaggcagagactggagactTCATTTATGTACATGTAAAAAATTTTGCTTCAAGAATCTATAGTTTCCATCCTCATGGACTCAGCTACACTAAAGAAAATGAAG GTGCTCTCTATCCTGATAATACTACGGGCTGGCAAAAGGAAGATGATCGCCTGGAGCCAGGGGCACAATATACCTACAAGTGGTATGTAGAAGAAAAACAGGGGCCTGGCCCCAATGACAGTAACTGTGTGACACGGATTTACCACTCCCATGTAGACACTCCAAAAGATGTGGCTTCCGGTCTTATTGGACCAATTCTGACTTGTAAAAGAG GCACACTGGATGGAGACACCGAAAAAAATATCGACAGGTCTTATGTTTTGATGTTATCTATAACTAATGAAAACAATAGCTGGTATATCGATGAAAACATTAAGAAGTATACTGAATCCGGCAAAGTAAATACTAGTGATCCTGACTTCCAGGAGAGCAATCAGATGCACT CAATAAATGGATACATGTATGGAAATCTGCCCAATCTCACCATGTGCTCAGAGGACAGGGTCAAGTGGTATATTGTTGGCATGGGTGGTGTGCTGGACACACACCCCCTCTATCTGCATGGACAAACTCTGATATCTCGGAATCACAGGAAGGACACCATCACCGTCTTCCCTGCCTCACTGGAAGATGCCTTCATGGTGGCCAAGGGCCCTGGAGTATGGAAGCTGGGATGCCAGATATATG ATAGCATGCAGGCCTTTTTCAATGTAATgaattgccacaaaccttcaatagATGTTACTGGGACACGTATTATACGTTACTATATTGCTGCTGAAGAAATTGTTTGGAACTATGCTCCATCTGGTATAAATCTcttcactaaaaaaaatttaacagccGCTGGAAG TGAATCCCaggtatattttgaaaaaagcCCAACCAGAATTGGAGGATCTTACAAAAAAATAGTTTACCGTGAATACACAGATGCTTCCTTTCGAACACAGAAGGCAAGAGAAAAGCACCTTGGAATCCTTG GCCCTGTCATTAAGGCAGAAGTGGGACAGACCATCAAGATCACTTTTTATAACAATGCTTCCCTGCCACTCAGCATTCATCCTCATGGACTACGTTACAACAAGAGCAACGAGGGCTCATTCTACGAAACACCTGGAGGAG GTATCCCTCCACCCTCCTCACATGTAAATCCTGGCATGACATTTGTCTATACATGGGAAGTTCCAAGAGATGTAGGTCCTACCTCCGTGGATCCCAACTGCCTGACTTGGTTATACTATTCCTCAGTAAATATGACAATAGACATCAACACTGGCCTTGTAGGGCCTCTTGTTGTGTGCAGAAATGGAAGTCTCGGAGAGGACGGCAAACAG aagggaaaagacaaagagTTTTACCTGCTCGCCACaatatttgatgaaaataaaagctaTCTCTTAGATGAAAATATCAGAACATTCACTACAGAGCCTGAAAATGTGGATAAAGAGGATCCAGACTTCCAAGAGTCTAACGAGATGCACT CCATAAATGGATATATGTACGGAAATCTGCCTGGACTGGATATGTGCTTAGGAGACAACATTTCATGGCATGTTCTTAGTGTGGGATCAGAAAAAGACttacatggaatatatttttcaggAAATACCTTCACTTCCTTAGGATCAAGGGATGACACCATCCCTCTGTTTCCCCACATTTCCCAGACACTTTCTATGACACCAGATTCCTTAG GAACTTTTAATGTGGTTTGCATGACAACAGAGCACTATCTAGGAGGCATGAAACATAAATACCACGTGAGGCAGTGTTCGGAGGCAAACCCTGATCAAACACAGtatgaggaagagaaaaccaTTTATATCGCAGCCAAGGAAACTGAGTGGGATTATTCTCCCAGCAGGAAGTGGGAGAAACAACTGCAGCATTTACAAGGAGAGAA caaaacaaacatatATTTGGATAAAATATATCTTGGGTCCAAATACAAGAAAGTCATATACCGTCAGTATGATGATATCACATTTACGAATCAAACAAAAAGAAGTGAAGATGAAAAACATCTGGATATACTAG GTCCTATAATATTTCTCACTCCTGGTCAGAAACTCcgaattatctttaaaaatgaagccTCAAGACCATATTCAATTCATGCTCATGGAGTGAAAACAAACTATTCCACTGTTGTTCCAACACAGCCAG GAGAGATCCAAACATACATTTGGCAGATTCCTGAAAGAGCTGGTCCTGCCTCAGAAGACTTTGAGTGCATACCTTGGTTTTACTATTCAACTGTGGATGTGGTTAAG GATCTTAACAGTGGACTGGTAGGTCCTTTGATAGTATGTCGCAAAAACGCCAATGCCACCTTAGTTCACCGTGTTCTCCACTTCATGATTTTTGACGAGAACAGATCCTGGTACTTTGAAGAAAACATCAATACCTATTCTTCAGAACCAAACGAAGTAGACAGGAATGATGAAACTTTTAACCTCAGCAACCAAATGCACG CAATTAATGGAAGAATGTATGGAAACAACCAAGGTCTGACGTTCCATGTTGGGGATGAAGTGAATTGGTATCTGATTGGCATGGGGAGTGAATTTGACCTGCACACAGTTCACTTTCATGGCCACAGCTTTGAATACACG GATGCGGGACTGTATCGCTCTGATGTTTATGACCTTCCTCCTGGAGTATATCAGACTGTAAAAATGTATCCAAGAGATGTTGGCACCTGGTTATTTCATTGCCATGTTAGTGTTCACATTGAGGCTGGAATGGAAAGCACTTACACTGTAATCAGATGA